One Maribacter sp. HTCC2170 genomic window, GTCTAAATATTTATAAACTTGTCTTTTTTCACGGGTATATAAAAGCTCGTAATAGGCGGAAGCTATTTCATGCTCAAGCTGTTGTTCTTGAATGTCATATAGACTGTTTTCAATGGCTGTGCTCATCTTGTTTATTTGCCTGCTTTTGAAATACAGTGTAGGAAACAATATGTTCTGCTGAATACCATAAACTTTGAGAGGTTCATTATTGAATGCCAAATTATTTTGGTCATATTGATAGAATATCTCGGTCTTTTCAAAATCAAAGGCGCTTCCGATAAGGGCTTTTGATTCATCAACTTTTAGCGCTGCTGCTTTTAGCCCGGCATTATTTTCCAATGCCAAACTTCTAATCTGCTCAAAGTCAAATCCTCTCTCCTGTGCATTTACCGACAACGTACCAAGCATCAAAAGAATTGATAAAACCTTGGCAGGTTTCTTTTTGAGGATTTTCTTTATCTCATTTTTATTCTCAAAAATTGAATAGAGTACTGGCAACACGACAAGTGTGAGTATTGTAGCGGTAATCAAACCACCAATGACCACAGTGGCCAATGGTCGTTGTACCTCGGCTCCTGCACTCGTAGAAATTGCCATGGGCAAGAAACCTAGAGCCGCGGCTGAAGCAGTCAAAAGCACCGCCCTTAACCTATCTTTTGAACCTTTTTTTATTCGTTCTTCGGTATCATTCATTCCTTGAAGTTTAAGTTCTTTAAAGTGTTCTATCATGACAATTCCATTTAAAACAGCAATTCCAAAAAGAGCGATAAAGCCTACTCCGGCAGAAATACTGAAAGGCATATCCCTTATCCAAAGAAAAAACACCCCCCCAACGGCTGCTAACGGAATGGCGGAGTAAATCATCAATGCCTCTTTTACTGATTTAAAAGCAAAGAAGAGTAATAGGAAAATCAATAGCAGAGCAATGGGCACAGCTATTTTTAATCTGTCTTTGGCACTTTGCAAGTTTTCGAACTGCCCCCCATAAGTAATGGTATACCCTACTGGCAGTTTTAGGTTAGACTCGATTAGATTTTGAACATCAGTAACAACAGATTGTAAATCCCTGTTACGAACATTGATACCAACTACAATTCTTCGTTTTGTATCATCTCTTGATATTTTTGCAGCTCCTTTGGTATATGATATTTGTGCGAGTTCACTTAACGGAATTTTGCCGCCAGCAGGCAAATCAACATAGAGGTTTTTAATATCATCTATATCCTTTCTACTATTATCATCCAGTCGTAGGGTGAGGTCAAAACGTTTCTCTCCTTCGAAGACACTTCCTAAATTTGTGCCTGCAAAACCCATCGAAATCAATTTATTCAAATCATTGATGTTTAGCCCGTAGCGTGCGATTTTAGCTCTGTCGAACTTGATGTTCATTTGTGGTAATCCTGCAACTTTTTCAACGCTTATATCAGCTGCCCCATCAACACCTTCAATCAATCTTTTGATTTCATTCCCTTTTTTATTGAGGATGTCCAAATCTTCTCCAAAGACTTTGATGGCGATATCCGCGCGAACACCGGTTATCAATTCATTAAAGCGCATCTCAATTGGTTGGGTGAATTCAACCTCCATTCCTGGAATAATCCCCAATGCTTCCTTGAATTTATCAGCCAATTCATCTTTAGAAGATGCCGATACCCACTCCTTTTTTGGTTGTAGGGTTATGATAACATCGGTCTCTTCCATAGACATTGGGTCTGTAGGAACTTCTGCAGCACCTATTCTTGTTACAACCTGTTCAACTTCAGGAAATTCATCCAATAGAATTTGTTCAATTTTTGTTGTGGTTTCAACTGTTTTACTCAATGAGGTCCCTGTTTTTAGAATAGGCTGTATTACGAAGTCACCTTCATCCAAAGTGGGTACGAACTCTCCGCCCATGGTTGTAAATAGGTATATGGAAAACGCCAACAAAAACGTTGCAATTCCCAACACCAATTTTTTACTGGCCAATGCCCACTCGATGACCGGTTCATATACTTTACGTAAAAACCGCATCAATCGTATCGAAATATTCTTATCCGACACTTTGGTAGGCTTCAGTATCAGTGTTGAAATGACCGGGACATAGGTAAAACATAGAAGCATGGCCCCTATAAGCGCAAAGCTGAATGTCAATGCCATTGGTTTGAACATTTTGCCTTCAACACCACTTAGAGATAGAATGGGAATGAAAACAATTAGGATGATCAGTTGCCCGAAAATTGCTGAATTCATCATCTTGGATGCACCATTAAATGTAATTCTGTCTTTGGCGTGAGCAAGTTCTGCCGGTGATAATCGCTCCAATTCCATTCGCTTGGATGTTATCTGGAAGGCTATAAATTCTACAATTATGACTGCTCCGTCAATGATTATCCCAAAATCTATGGCCCCTAGACTCATTAAATTGGCATCAACCCCGAACAAATACATAAAAGATAATGCAAACAATAAACAAAGAGGAATAACTGAAGCTACTACTAATCCCGACCTAAAATTCCCCAATAATAGAACAACAACGAAGATAACGATCAAACACCCCAAAATAAGGTTTTCAGCTACTGTAAAGGTGGTTTTTCCAATAAGCTCACTACGCTCTAAAAAAGGATTAATATAAACCCCTTCTGGCAAGGTTTTCGAAATTGATTCAACACGCGCTTTAACCGCATCAATGACCTGTTTAGAATTGGCATCTTTAAGCATCATTACTTGTCCAAGCACTTTTTCACCTTCACCATTCCCCGTTATCGCACCAAAACGGGTAGCACTTCCAAACCCAACATTTGCAATATTCTTGACTAGAATTGGGATTCCGTCAACATTCTTGACAACAATATTCTCAATATCTTCAAGGGAAGAAATCAATCCTTCACCCCTAATAAAAAATGCTTGGTTCGTTTTTTCAATATAGCCACCACCTGCAACACTATTATTGTTTTCAAGTGCTTCAAAAACTTCGCCGATGGTAATATTCATCGCATTTAGTTTTTGGGTGTTAATCGCAACTTCATACTGCTTTAAAAAACCGCCCCACGTATTCACTTCTACCACGCCGGGGATTCCTGATAGTTGTCGTTTAACGATCCAATCTTGGATGGTACGCAGATCCATCGCCGAGTATTGGTCTTTGTATCCTGGTTTAGTATCCAATATATATTGATAGATTTCACCTAGTCCGGTTGTTATGGGTCCCATTTCAGGGGTTCCAAAATCTTCAGGGATTTTTTCAGAAGCTGATTTTATTTTTTCGGCAATCAATTGGCGTGGAAGATAGGTACCCATGTCGTCCTCAAAGACGATAGTTACAACTGATAAGCCAAACTTTGAGATTGAACGAATTTCAACAACACCAGGTAAATTGGCCATTTCCAGCTCTACTGGATAGGTAATGAACTGCTCTATATCCTGTGTTGAAAGGTTTTGTGAGGTGGTTATGACCTGCACTTGATTATTGGTTACATCTGGAACTGCACCAATTGAGATTTGAGTAAGGGAGTAAATCCCAAAACAAACTATAAAAAGAGTTAGTAAAAGAACTATCAATTTGTTCTTTATACTGAATTGTATAATTTTTGATAACATAATCCTTTATTCGAAGGTGATACAAAGCATCTATGACCTGTGGGCATAGAGGAACTAAATCAAAATGGATTATGAGTTTTTTGGGGGCTGAAAAATATCTGTTTTTTCAAGGGAATTATAATTGTCTATATAAAAGAAATTGGCCGTATAGTCGGCAACAGGAACTGTTTTATGTTCAGGAAGCTGTGTTTTGTTATGAACAAAAGCCGTAAAAATGTGTGAGCAACAATGATGGTTGAATGGCAGTTCTTCATGCTCATCTTTTTCTTCCTGATGCTCGGCCTTATGTTCTTTTTCCATTTCTCCATAATGCTTTGAAATGAACACAAAGAAGTTGTCACCGTACTTTTCCGAATGAAACTGAGCATGTTCAATCAACTCGTCAATATGTGCCAAATCAGTCAAATCCAAATTGAAACTTTGGAAAAGAATTAAAAAAGATAATGATATGGAGAAAAACTTGGCCATCGCCTTACAAAGATAATGAATATTTCATATTAATATATATCAGTTCTGATTGCAACTTTTGCGGTTAAACTTTCATATATTGTTAACATTAAATTCAATTGTAAAATTCATGAAAATACGACTACTTGTATTTGGCATTGGTTTATTGGGTGCCATATTAACAATCAATTCCTGTAAGTCCCAAAAGGTTATTGAAGAGAATGAAAGGCCAAATATTTTGTTTATCCTCTCGGATGACCACACCTCACAAGCATGGGGTATTTATGGGGGTATTTTGGCCGATTATGTTAAGACCCCAACTATAGATCGTTTAGCCAATGAGGGTACGGTCTTGAACAATGCATTTTGTACCAATAGCATATGTACTCCCAGTAGGGCAAGTATTTTAACTGGACAGTACAGTCATATGAACCAAGTCTATACGTTAAGCGAACCTTTGCCCAGAAATCACCCCAATATAGCACGAACGTTATCTGAAAATGGTTATCAGACTGCTGTGATTGGTAAATGGCATTTGGTGGGAAAACCTGAAGGTTTTGATTATTATAATGTACTGCCAGGTCAGGGAAGGTATTGGAACCCCATTTTAAAAAGTGAAGATAATTGGAGTGATGGATATGACAGTAGTACTGGGAAGGAATATAAGGGGTTTTCTACGGATGTAATTGCAGATTTGACAATTGAACATCTACAAAAGCGAGATAAAGAAAAACCTTTTATGATGTTCTGTAATTTCAAAGCAACACATGAACCATTTGAATATCCGGAAAGGTACAATGACCTTTATAAAAATATTGAAATACCAGAACCTGAAAGTCTGTTGGATTTTGACCCAAATAACACAGGACGCACTTTTCATGGCCAAACACTGGAAAGACTTGGTGCGCGGTGGGATAAGGCAACAGAAAACCCGGAAACATTTTGGACATCCTATCCTGGATTGCCATATCCTTTGGAAGGTCTTGATAGTATTCAAAAACGTAAAAAAATCTATCAAAAATTAGTAAAGGATTTTATGCGTTGTGGCGCTGCTATAGATGACAACATTGGCAAGTTGTTGGACTATCTTGAAGATCAAGGAATTGCGGATAACACCATTGTGGTCTATACTGCCGATCAGGGTTATTTCTTAGGAGAGCATGGTTTTTTTGATAAGCGTATGATCTATGAAGAATCGCTTAGAATGCCATTTGTAATACGATATCCAAAAGAAATAAGAGAAGGGAAGAGGATTGATGATATTATTCTTAATATAGACTTTGCTGCGTTATTGGCAGATTATGCCGGTATAGAAAAACCAGATTATATACAAGGCAAGAGCTTTAGGTCTAACCTCAAAGGTAAGACTCCCGAAAACTGGCGTAAGCAAATGTATTATAGGTATTGGTTACATAGCCCTGATAGGCCTGCACATTTTGGTGTTCGCAATGAACGTTATAAATTGGCCTTTTTCTATGGTCAGGATTTGGGGATGAAAGGAACATCCAAAGAGACTACCGAGCCCGTTTGGGAGTTTTTTGATTTAGAAAAAGACCCTAAGGAAATGCACAACTCCTATGGTGAAGCGCA contains:
- a CDS encoding CusA/CzcA family heavy metal efflux RND transporter, with protein sequence MLSKIIQFSIKNKLIVLLLTLFIVCFGIYSLTQISIGAVPDVTNNQVQVITTSQNLSTQDIEQFITYPVELEMANLPGVVEIRSISKFGLSVVTIVFEDDMGTYLPRQLIAEKIKSASEKIPEDFGTPEMGPITTGLGEIYQYILDTKPGYKDQYSAMDLRTIQDWIVKRQLSGIPGVVEVNTWGGFLKQYEVAINTQKLNAMNITIGEVFEALENNNSVAGGGYIEKTNQAFFIRGEGLISSLEDIENIVVKNVDGIPILVKNIANVGFGSATRFGAITGNGEGEKVLGQVMMLKDANSKQVIDAVKARVESISKTLPEGVYINPFLERSELIGKTTFTVAENLILGCLIVIFVVVLLLGNFRSGLVVASVIPLCLLFALSFMYLFGVDANLMSLGAIDFGIIIDGAVIIVEFIAFQITSKRMELERLSPAELAHAKDRITFNGASKMMNSAIFGQLIILIVFIPILSLSGVEGKMFKPMALTFSFALIGAMLLCFTYVPVISTLILKPTKVSDKNISIRLMRFLRKVYEPVIEWALASKKLVLGIATFLLAFSIYLFTTMGGEFVPTLDEGDFVIQPILKTGTSLSKTVETTTKIEQILLDEFPEVEQVVTRIGAAEVPTDPMSMEETDVIITLQPKKEWVSASSKDELADKFKEALGIIPGMEVEFTQPIEMRFNELITGVRADIAIKVFGEDLDILNKKGNEIKRLIEGVDGAADISVEKVAGLPQMNIKFDRAKIARYGLNINDLNKLISMGFAGTNLGSVFEGEKRFDLTLRLDDNSRKDIDDIKNLYVDLPAGGKIPLSELAQISYTKGAAKISRDDTKRRIVVGINVRNRDLQSVVTDVQNLIESNLKLPVGYTITYGGQFENLQSAKDRLKIAVPIALLLIFLLLFFAFKSVKEALMIYSAIPLAAVGGVFFLWIRDMPFSISAGVGFIALFGIAVLNGIVMIEHFKELKLQGMNDTEERIKKGSKDRLRAVLLTASAAALGFLPMAISTSAGAEVQRPLATVVIGGLITATILTLVVLPVLYSIFENKNEIKKILKKKPAKVLSILLMLGTLSVNAQERGFDFEQIRSLALENNAGLKAAALKVDESKALIGSAFDFEKTEIFYQYDQNNLAFNNEPLKVYGIQQNILFPTLYFKSRQINKMSTAIENSLYDIQEQQLEHEIASAYYELLYTREKRQVYKYLDSVYQKFAQASLRRFELGETNYLEKITAQAKHKELRALFNQAKEDITIAFSRLQKITQVDSLLKIAVMPLKKLQVTKNDISLNAGISLYNKRNELFRAKSGLEKQRLLPDISFEYFQGTNSGLGENLYGYQVGLKIPLLFSGNSSKIKAANIAKEIASEQSNEYTNRLLLKKEELMGELQKYEEALSYYQVDGQSLSDEILKTASLSYKNGEIDFFQYIQSLENAYRLTLSYLENLNNYNQTVIAINHLTL
- a CDS encoding sulfatase, producing MKIRLLVFGIGLLGAILTINSCKSQKVIEENERPNILFILSDDHTSQAWGIYGGILADYVKTPTIDRLANEGTVLNNAFCTNSICTPSRASILTGQYSHMNQVYTLSEPLPRNHPNIARTLSENGYQTAVIGKWHLVGKPEGFDYYNVLPGQGRYWNPILKSEDNWSDGYDSSTGKEYKGFSTDVIADLTIEHLQKRDKEKPFMMFCNFKATHEPFEYPERYNDLYKNIEIPEPESLLDFDPNNTGRTFHGQTLERLGARWDKATENPETFWTSYPGLPYPLEGLDSIQKRKKIYQKLVKDFMRCGAAIDDNIGKLLDYLEDQGIADNTIVVYTADQGYFLGEHGFFDKRMIYEESLRMPFVIRYPKEIREGKRIDDIILNIDFAALLADYAGIEKPDYIQGKSFRSNLKGKTPENWRKQMYYRYWLHSPDRPAHFGVRNERYKLAFFYGQDLGMKGTSKETTEPVWEFFDLEKDPKEMHNSYGEAQYASIIAEMKKAIIEERLKYKDADAGFDVMRPILDKEFK